The proteins below are encoded in one region of Pseudoduganella armeniaca:
- a CDS encoding C1 family peptidase: protein MDRRTFIKAGLAEYAALALPVLGGCGGGTDVVVPGPAPGPACGRSGFAMGLSPATTDMLAQIAPRDAVGFSAAATNVAVSALPSPSYFDLTDGELLGRYGFPAGMVPPPSSQGNLSSCVAWGVGYAAMSFMRALETATLAQTVDNQASPADLYAKVLAREAGNGCGNGTYVRDAMDVLVDTGVASLREVPYSDSQCVRPAASARFTLDGYHRLAVADTAAIKSALSNFNVLPFGMQVYPDFQALRGNLVYQHAASDRGCPLGGHCMALIGYSDERAAYRLINSWGSDWGDRGYAWIGYDTFARVASEVYAPYLQSRRGPDTFVESDSAHSGGVSALRAYSRPWRSDASGKWATLYFSFLLDDAMVLTGYKLYFYPTNREPVELGGASNTQVLRGSLLECELPDDLFMRTSASGYFVLNLTGWSRTRQRVNLAIFSRFPDPNGR, encoded by the coding sequence ATGGATCGCAGGACCTTCATCAAGGCCGGCCTTGCCGAGTATGCCGCGCTCGCGCTGCCGGTGCTGGGCGGCTGCGGCGGCGGGACCGACGTCGTCGTGCCGGGCCCGGCGCCCGGCCCGGCGTGCGGCCGCAGCGGTTTCGCCATGGGCCTGTCGCCCGCCACGACCGACATGCTGGCGCAGATAGCCCCGCGGGACGCCGTCGGATTTTCGGCCGCGGCGACCAATGTGGCGGTATCCGCGCTGCCGTCGCCAAGCTACTTCGACCTGACCGACGGCGAGCTGCTGGGACGTTATGGTTTCCCGGCTGGCATGGTGCCGCCGCCCTCGTCGCAGGGCAATCTCAGCTCATGCGTCGCCTGGGGCGTGGGCTACGCCGCCATGTCCTTCATGCGCGCACTGGAAACGGCGACGTTGGCGCAAACGGTGGACAACCAGGCCAGCCCGGCCGACCTGTATGCCAAGGTGCTGGCACGCGAGGCCGGCAACGGCTGCGGCAACGGCACCTACGTGCGCGACGCGATGGACGTGCTGGTCGATACCGGTGTCGCGAGCCTGCGCGAGGTGCCGTACAGCGACAGCCAGTGCGTCCGCCCCGCGGCGAGTGCGCGCTTCACGCTGGACGGCTACCACCGTCTCGCGGTCGCGGATACGGCCGCCATCAAGAGCGCCTTGAGCAACTTCAACGTGCTGCCGTTCGGCATGCAGGTCTATCCCGACTTCCAGGCGCTGCGCGGCAACCTGGTCTACCAGCACGCGGCTAGCGACCGCGGCTGTCCGCTGGGCGGGCACTGCATGGCACTGATCGGCTACAGCGACGAACGCGCCGCCTACCGGCTTATCAACAGCTGGGGCAGCGACTGGGGCGACCGCGGCTATGCGTGGATCGGTTACGACACCTTCGCCCGGGTTGCTTCCGAGGTCTATGCGCCTTACCTGCAGTCGCGCCGCGGGCCGGACACCTTTGTCGAGTCCGATTCCGCCCATTCCGGCGGCGTCAGCGCGCTGCGCGCGTACAGCCGCCCTTGGCGCAGCGATGCGAGCGGCAAGTGGGCTACCCTGTATTTCAGCTTCCTGCTGGACGATGCGATGGTGTTGACCGGCTATAAGCTGTATTTTTATCCGACCAACCGCGAGCCGGTCGAGCTGGGTGGCGCAAGCAACACCCAGGTCTTGCGGGGTTCGCTGCTGGAGTGCGAGCTGCCCGACGACCTATTCATGCGTACCAGCGCTTCCGGCTATTTTGTGTTGAACCTGACCGGCTGGTCGCGCACCCGGCAGCGCGTCAACCTGGCGATTTTCTCCCGCTTCCCCGACCCGAACGGGCGTTGA
- a CDS encoding DUF3820 family protein: MNPEALSLLLTREMPYGKYKGYRLADLPGNYLGWLAREGFPRGELGALLALMYELDHNNLRGLLDPLRTHPRAR, translated from the coding sequence ATGAATCCGGAAGCCCTGTCCCTGCTGCTCACGCGTGAAATGCCCTACGGTAAATACAAGGGTTACCGATTGGCCGACCTACCCGGCAATTACCTGGGCTGGCTGGCGCGCGAAGGCTTCCCGCGCGGCGAGCTGGGCGCGCTGTTGGCATTGATGTACGAGCTGGACCACAACAACCTGCGCGGCTTGCTCGACCCGCTCAGGACCCACCCGCGCGCACGCTGA
- a CDS encoding PPC domain-containing DNA-binding protein has product MHILPLRLPPGADLRQAVEHALRAQSMQAGFVLQGIGSLSVAQLRHAGAAVPKALVGDLEILTLAGSVGPDGAHLHMSVANADGRVSGGHVAAGCIVRTTAELLLAVLPQHAFRREHDPATGYPELVISVRAGGS; this is encoded by the coding sequence ATGCACATTTTGCCTCTCCGCCTGCCGCCTGGCGCCGACCTGCGCCAGGCTGTCGAACATGCGCTGCGCGCGCAGTCCATGCAAGCCGGTTTCGTGCTGCAAGGCATCGGAAGCTTGTCGGTGGCGCAGCTGCGCCATGCTGGTGCAGCGGTGCCGAAAGCGCTGGTCGGCGACCTGGAAATCCTGACCCTGGCGGGTTCGGTGGGGCCGGATGGGGCCCACCTGCACATGAGCGTGGCCAATGCCGACGGCCGCGTCAGCGGTGGCCATGTGGCCGCCGGCTGCATCGTGCGCACGACGGCCGAACTGCTGCTGGCCGTGCTGCCCCAGCACGCGTTCCGCCGCGAGCACGATCCCGCCACGGGTTACCCGGAACTGGTGATCAGCGTGCGCGCGGGTGGGTCCTGA
- a CDS encoding KGG domain-containing protein yields the protein MASSNQGGNNQGGNKGNNQSGDTSNRGFASMDPERQREIASEGGRAAHASGNAHEFTSEEARKAGSMSHKNDGNRQSGSQGSSGGGGGGGNNAGSGGGTRGGTPEQHAQAGRQSHKNDDKR from the coding sequence ATGGCATCATCCAACCAAGGCGGTAATAACCAAGGCGGCAACAAAGGGAACAACCAGAGCGGCGACACCAGCAACCGTGGTTTCGCTTCGATGGATCCGGAACGTCAACGCGAAATCGCCAGCGAAGGTGGCCGTGCTGCACATGCCTCCGGCAACGCACACGAGTTCACCTCCGAAGAAGCCCGCAAAGCTGGCAGCATGAGCCACAAAAATGACGGCAACCGTCAAAGCGGCTCGCAAGGCTCCAGCGGTGGTGGCGGTGGCGGCGGCAACAATGCAGGCAGCGGCGGCGGCACCCGCGGCGGCACGCCTGAGCAGCACGCCCAAGCCGGCCGTCAAAGCCACAAGAACGACGACAAGCGCTAA